A segment of the Zingiber officinale cultivar Zhangliang chromosome 8B, Zo_v1.1, whole genome shotgun sequence genome:
TCAATCTCAGCTTGTCCCTGTCGCAACTTTTGTTTCTTTGTGTCCCTCCCAACCGTCATCTACTCGAATGACAATAATCGAGTACAAGTCCTCATTTTCCACCCGCAAATCTCATATCTCACTAGATGAGGAGGTGGAACTAGGACGACTCCTAATCCTTAGAGTCATCATCTGCTCGTCGATCACTTTGCCCTGAGAGCCAAGTTCATAGACGGAGGTCTTCTTCCTTCCGATAACATCATAATAAATGTTATTAACCGCATCAGTGGAAAGAGGCTGTGACACCTCTCCCTCTGCCCTAGGCTAAGATGCCTCATCAACTCTAGTGGACATTATTTCCTGTGTCGAAATAATGATTTTATTAACTTTCACATAAAGTCTACAAATATATTCATAAAATTTAATATTCTTGCATTAATTGCTGAGGAGCACTGATCGACAaatgatccatctttcttcttatgaGTTTTGTTAAATATCTCCCAACAAGTGGAATGTCTTTGTAATTTAGCAGCACATGTATAGAAAATGCAAATACATTAAAACTAATAACAAAACTGTGTAAGAAAGatttatataacttaattttgaagttaCGAAGTCAGAGGCATGCTCTACAATTGAACGACATCCAATAGTATGCTTTATAGATCCGATGCTCGGCCCAGTAGGCTCTGAATTGCAATTACTTTGAGCAATCATAAAATTGTCCTGCTAATGCTGGGCAGCTCAAATGGCTCTCCAAGATTGCCAAACTGCATCAAAGACCTCGGATGTCCTTGTATAGTTTAAAGCAATAGGCGTTCCAAATTTTTTTGAACATTTCTTCCTGCCTCTCCTCCTAAACATATATCTCTTCTGTAACAATATATTTTGACaattaatatcatgttaactacaaATACGTTTTCTATtcaaaatacttaaaaaaaaaattgtcataaTAAAAATTCTTTATTTCCTGGTCTACCAGGCGCTATGCAATACCAACGGGAGTCAATTGTTCTTTAAACTTTTTTAATATATACGATGCTACTTTATGACCCTCTGGGACAAAATTACATGGAAAAATATCAGGTATTAGATATGTGTGATAATTACGAtgctaaatttaatttaaaaccaTTCAAACATTTTAGATGAGACTTAGCGTAGTTCACGTACAAACTCTTCAGCCCAAGTAAAAAATTCTTGACTGATAAATCTATTAGCTAACCTATTGTATATCCAagctttattcatatacattATATCCTAATAGCAATAAAATTTTCAACATGATTAATCATGTCAAACTAAGCATCATTATATTTTCAAACTATGCAAGTAATATCATTATGGACAAATattattaatagtctaaatctaataAATCAACTAACAAATGAATCACAGGAGGCAGTGCCGACCGCGCTCAATTAGTGTTGGTCATGGATGAGTAGTGCCAGCGGCGACCTATCAGTGTCAACCCCATTTGATTAGTGTCGGACTCGGTTGTGTAGTGCCAGTGGCAGCCAATCGATGGTGGTCACGACCCTGCTCTGCCAGTTGTGCCCGAGTAGTAGTGGTTGCGACCCTGCTCTACCGGCCATGGCCGCGGCCCTACTCTGTCGGCCTTGGCCGAGCAATGGCGGCCGCGACCTTGCTCTGCCGGCCGCAATCAAGAAGTGGTAGTTGCGGCCCTGCTCTGCCGGCCGTCGCCGAGCAGTGGCGGTCATGACCTTGCTATGCCGGTTGCGTCCAACACTGCTCAGCCAGAGCAGGCCTCGACTAGCAGGGAAGAAATCGAAGGAGAACTGAGACGAGGAGAAGAGGAGTACCTGAACACCGGAGGAGAAGAAGTCGATCGTCGGAGTAGGCAGTGGCGGATCTAGGGGGGAGCGGGGGTGTGCTTGAGCACCCCCTTGCTCTCGGAAAATTCCACCAATATGTTACAATCCGAGGGGCAACGAGAAGGAAGACAAGCTCCAACTCCCTTCTTTGAGCACCCTCTTTCTTTTTTGTTTGGATCTGCCACTGCGACGAGTAGGAAAGAAATCGTCGGAGCAAGGAGAACTGTTCGTGTAAGGAAGAAAGAGTTGGATGCAGTAGCCCTAATATCCCAAAGATAGCGACAGAATATAATTCGTCACTAAATCTGACCCAAATCGTTAGGTTAGTCGGTAACATGTAAGGCCTAGCGACGGATTAATATAAATTCTGTCAGATTATTAATCTGTCACTACTTCACGTAAATTTAGTGGCCAAGGCGCTAGTCTAAATTTTTGGCTTCGATTTAGCGACGGATGAACAATGTCGCTATCAGCGATGAAAAATTAAAGAATCTATTGCTAATAGCGACGAAAAATTAAGTAATCAGTCATTATTAGAGacgaattatttaaatttccgtCACTATTAGTGACATCGTTAATCCATTTCTAATCCGACGCTAAAAATTTTGTTTTAGCGTCCCGACCGCTAAATTTACATGAAGTAGTGGCAGATAGTTTTAGTTCATCGATAATTGTAATAGTCATTAATATTTTCATCGCTAATGGGCGACGGAATTTTAATGGCCGTTGCCAGTTCCGTCGCTATTTGTTttattgttgttgctgttgttatttttttttttatagtggtgTGCGTGATGTTAGTAATAATTGTAAATATGGTACactaattataataaaataataaaatatttattattagctttttaactattttttttcaaaattcaaagtcAAGTCTATTTAATTCACAAACTCAAGGGGTTCATTTTGACCCACCAAATTTCAACGATAATCCTTTCTGTTTTAAGCAAGCACAAGGTCAACTCACGACGCCCTCTGGTTTCCAAGTCAAAACAGGAGGCCTAGCTGCTGGTTTTGTCACTTAACCACTTTCAAACCCTACATCACGCCCACAGTAATGATAACCTCCTAGCTCCATTGCCacaatcctcctcctcctctctctgtATATAtattcctcctccttctccatgTATCTGCATAACTAACAGTAGCACAGCAAGATGGGACGTTGGTTGAGACCAGAGGTAAGTTGAAGTTAGGGTTTGTAGCATGGACCTTAATGCATGGGCAGCTAGCTGATCAATGGTGTAACGCATGCGCTGTCTTCTTCTTTGACAGGTTTACCCGTTGCTGGGCGCCGTGTCCTTCGTGATGAGCTTGTGCCTGTTCCAGCTCACCAGGAACGCCTTCATGAACCCCGAAGTCAGGTTTGGTCGATCGTCTCGCTGGATATGACTGCATGGGAAGTTGATGATCCACCTATAACTGCGTACGTTAATTCGGTTGATTTTGGATTGTGGTGCTGTGTGCAGGGTTAACAAGGCTCACCGGGCCTCGGCCGTCCTAGAGAACCACGAGGAGGGGCAGAAGTACAGTCGGCATGGACTCCGGCGGTTCCTTCGCCACCGGCCACCAGAGGTGATGCCTGCTGTCAACACCTTCTTTGCGGGGAGCAGGAAGGAGTGAGGTGCAGTCCAGTGTGTGTTTCATGAATTTGTGCTGTGTATGGTGGCGAACTTGTATGTGTTAAATAAAGTGAGTTAGCTGTGTATTTGgattattatcaaaataaaagaaggtcaaaatcaaaatttacaaAGCTGTTTATCATTCGATCGTGACTGTTGCATTCGATCTACTGCATGGAAGACATGATGATGGTAGAATTTAGTGAAGCTATTCGGTTATTGGGTATAGTTTGCGGGATGTTCAGTAATTGTTAGAGGGATGACAGACAATGAATTAATGGGGATTAGTGTTTTATTTTGATCATATATAGAAAATTTGCCTTCTTGTTAGACTCTAGCTAGTACTGTTGAAGCTCCCCCAATGACATGGGTGAATTAATCTGCATAGATTAAAACGCATTAGAGGATGTTAAAATTTTTGGACAAAGTTCTTTTGATATTTAAGTGAGTCTCTAATGATAGAACTTGAGAGAGAAATAGAATTATATTAGAGAAGGATGGAAAGTTAATATTTGGAGGAAACATTTGGTTGATCTGACACAAACGGTTGCTCTTTGATCATCAGAATTGAATTAGAGGGATTTGTTCAATATGAATATGGTGGCCGAAATgctacacttatgatattttttGCAATTGTTTGATGGTTGTGATGGAATGATCGACACttggtttttctatttttttttaagtaaatggTTTTTCAAAGGTGGTTGTATAGAGTTGGATCGTAGGTGCTTCATAGGGAAGTTTGCTAATTCCATTAGCTCATTTGATTAGTCTTTTTGTTAGTAGTTCTTTTCAATACTTCGAAAGGTTTTCTTTTTTGAAGTCACTAAGATAATTCCTTATTTTTCAATATACTTggtactaaaaaaaaattattttagcgaAAACAATTCTTCCTAAATTAGCAATGAAATTTACAATGAAAAGAGTAATAGTCAGTGACGAATCCAAGAATTCAAGTATGGAGGGGCGATCACGATAAACAAAGGACGGTATCCTTCATCTCCACCGGTGAAACCCCATAATACTAGGGGTTCCATTGTCGGTAAGAGGGGGTGACCGCCGATTGGATCCGCCCCTGGTAATAGTTGCTAATCAATAATGAAAtttacaataaaaataaatttagccCGAAATTTACAATTAAATTATTTCGTggctaaaaagaaatttaatggAAAATCATTGCAAAATGATGACGAATATTGACAACAAATTTGGAATTCATCTCCAATTTGAAGACAAATTACATATTAGATTAATCACCAAAAACCCTAAACTTTTTTGGCCCCCACCATCCGTCCAAATCGTTTGATCCCTTATATTTGTTCAAATTTGGCGATAAATTTTATATTTGCCGCAAATTTGAACAAATAGAAGGGATTACTGGATTAGATAGATGACGGGCGGCCAAATTTGGTGATAAACTCCAAATTTTTTTGTCAATTTAGCAATGAACTTTGAATTTATTGCTAATTTAGTGATGAATTCAAAATTCATCGTCAAATTTAATTAAGGTTGAATTTGGAGATGAATTTGTAATTTTTTTGCTAAATTAGCGACTAATCTAATTTAGCGATGAACTCCATATTTGTAGGAAACAAGAGTGAAAAAAATACCTGCGGATGAATTCATAAATCCGTATGGTCATTAGATAAATAGAAAAAagaaatctttttttttatatagtttTTATTTCCATTCTATAAGTAAACAGTAGTTTCTTCAATTAAAAGGATGACTAAGTGGacgaataataaatttaataaaaggaTAAACTGTTTTCTTTGTCATTTCAAAATCATCCATTTATGAAACTGAaagtattagttttttttttttttttaatgttttcatgaaaaaaaattattagcacTAGCAACTATGCATGTATTGCATGAGCTAGACTCCTTATATCAAGTGGGTCAATATAGAGAGAGATTTGAGGAAGAAGAATTGAGgaaatattctaatatttttataattgtatataattatatatacCCTTAGCGTTCCGTCGTAGAATAATATGCTGTAATTAAGTCTCAAATTTTAATCATTGATTAAtacatataaaaattattaataaattttagaattattttcgatatgaataataaaaaaagtcATTAACATACTTTTATTTTAGACTTCACCGGCTAGTAAAGAGGGAGATTTTTAGATTAACTATGAATTAATTTAAcagcaaaataaatttaaatattttactgTAATGAAATATAAATTATGACTTAATTTAAAAAAGAATAAATAGCAAAAAATCAACCTAAATCTAATTTGGAATTTGGAGACCAACTCCGAATTTGTCATGAATTTGACAACTAAGTAATCTCAGTGAgtcttattaattattttttaggtGTAACTCAGTGAgtcttattaattattttttaggtGTAAaccttattaattattttttagatGATCAGTTTGGCCCTATGAAAATTTCTCACTGGTACAAGGGTAGATCAGGAAGTACACGTGATGGTCAGTTTAGAAGTCCAACATCTTTTGATTGTGCTCACAGTTAGAGGAGTTGTGATGTTTAGGCCCACAGTAGATTGGGGTGTTCAATATGAGAGTTGTACATTTCCTTGATGGAGTTGTGATGTTTAAATGATTTAACTTTATACTCCAAATCATTGTATCGACTTTGTACAAAGTCAGCATAGTCAGTTCTATCCTTAAATGATCTCCTGAAAGTACTCCTGATGTATAATGAGAATATCTTTAAGGTCAGTAGGAGTTTGAGGTTTTTTATTTGTGGGAATGGAAGAAAAAAGTAGCCTCAGTTTACTAGTTATAGTAATTGTTATTGTTGTAGCAAATGAGGTTTTGATGTTAAATTCGAAGAGATTGTAAACTGAACTTGTATCATGACTTTGACAGGATCAAGCTTATAGAAAGCTTGCTCTCTTTGGGCGCAAAAAAATAATTTGCAGAGTCACTTATTTGAATAGCTTGATTGATTCTCATTGTTTA
Coding sequences within it:
- the LOC122017640 gene encoding uncharacterized protein LOC122017640, whose protein sequence is MGRWLRPEVYPLLGAVSFVMSLCLFQLTRNAFMNPEVRVNKAHRASAVLENHEEGQKYSRHGLRRFLRHRPPEVMPAVNTFFAGSRKE